Proteins encoded by one window of Ramlibacter tataouinensis:
- a CDS encoding ComEA family DNA-binding protein encodes MLIKKILAALVLLSATLAMAAVDVNKATEAELDSVKGIGPGTSKLIIQERKKGDFKSWDDFISRVKGVGEARATHLSEAGLTVGGKGYTPASSAAKANGKAGKDAKAEAKADKQQAKGEAKADKKDDKAAAARPAASAAKK; translated from the coding sequence ATGCTGATCAAGAAGATCCTGGCCGCCCTCGTGCTGCTGTCGGCGACGCTCGCCATGGCGGCGGTCGACGTCAACAAGGCCACCGAAGCCGAGCTCGACAGCGTCAAGGGCATCGGCCCCGGCACCAGCAAGCTCATCATCCAGGAGCGCAAGAAGGGCGACTTCAAGAGCTGGGACGACTTCATCTCCCGGGTCAAGGGCGTGGGCGAGGCACGCGCCACCCACCTGTCCGAAGCCGGCCTGACCGTCGGCGGCAAGGGCTACACGCCGGCGAGCAGCGCGGCCAAGGCGAATGGCAAGGCCGGCAAGGACGCCAAGGCTGAAGCCAAGGCGGACAAGCAGCAGGCGAAGGGCGAAGCCAAGGCCGACAAGAAGGACGACAAGGCCGCGGCTGCCAGGCCGGCTGCCAGCGCCGCCAAGAAGTAG
- a CDS encoding prephenate dehydrogenase has translation MFEQLGLIGCGLMGGSFALALKRAGLVKRVVGYSKSPSTTERARQLGVIDVEAPSALLAVSGADIVLLAVPVAATEATLKAIRHLVSKDMLIMDVGSTKRDVIDAARRVLRDHVGAFVPCHPIAGKEASGVEHADPDLYSNRQVILTPIERTQVAQLNRAKELWEALGCQVLQMSPEAHDSAFAAVSHLPHLIAFALMNGIAAQPHGQDFLALAGPGFRDFTRIAASEPKMWRDILLANKQELIEQTQYFQQTLQAMQSLIEAGNGEALEELIAQASQVRSGWRMGARKA, from the coding sequence ATGTTCGAGCAGTTGGGCCTGATCGGCTGCGGCCTCATGGGCGGATCGTTCGCGCTGGCGCTCAAGCGCGCCGGCCTGGTCAAGCGCGTCGTCGGCTACAGCAAGTCGCCGTCCACCACCGAGCGCGCGCGCCAGCTCGGGGTGATCGATGTCGAGGCGCCGTCGGCGCTGCTGGCCGTGTCCGGCGCCGACATCGTCCTGCTGGCGGTGCCGGTGGCGGCCACCGAGGCCACCCTCAAGGCGATCCGCCACCTAGTCAGCAAGGACATGCTGATCATGGACGTGGGCTCGACCAAGCGCGACGTGATCGACGCCGCTCGCCGCGTGCTGCGCGACCACGTCGGCGCCTTCGTGCCCTGCCACCCGATTGCCGGCAAGGAGGCCTCGGGCGTCGAGCACGCCGACCCGGATCTGTACTCAAACCGGCAGGTGATCCTGACGCCGATCGAGCGCACCCAGGTCGCGCAGCTCAACCGGGCCAAGGAACTGTGGGAAGCGCTGGGCTGCCAGGTGCTGCAGATGTCGCCCGAGGCGCACGACTCGGCCTTCGCCGCCGTCAGCCACCTGCCCCACCTGATCGCCTTCGCGCTGATGAACGGCATCGCCGCCCAGCCGCACGGGCAGGATTTCCTGGCGCTGGCCGGCCCGGGCTTTCGCGACTTCACCCGCATCGCCGCCAGCGAGCCCAAGATGTGGCGCGACATCCTGCTGGCCAACAAGCAGGAGCTGATCGAGCAGACCCAGTACTTCCAGCAGACGCTGCAGGCCATGCAGTCGCTGATCGAGGCCGGCAACGGCGAGGCGCTGGAAGAGCTGATCGCCCAGGCCAGCCAGGTGCGGTCCGGCTGGCGCATGGGCGCGCGCAAGGCCTGA
- the rpsA gene encoding 30S ribosomal protein S1, with product MSESFAALFEESLQRAEMRQGEVITAEVVRIEHSFVVVNAGLKSEAYVPLDEFKNDKGEVEVQVGDFVSVAIDAIENGYGDTILSRDKAKRLASWMALEKALESGDFVTGTTSGKVKGGLTVLVNGIRAFLPGSLIDTRPIKDLAPYENKTLEFKVIKLDRKRNNVVLSRRAVVEASMGEERAKLMETLKEGAIVHGVVKNITEYGAFVDLGGIDGLLHITDMAWRRVRHPSEVVQAGQEITAKILKFDTEKNRVSLGLKQMGDDPWMGVSRRYPQGTRMFGKVTNIADYGAFVELEPGIEGLVHVSEMDWTNKNVAPSKIVSLGDEVEVMVLEIDEDKRRISLGMKQCKANPWQEFAQNTRRGDRVKGPIKSITDFGVFVGLAAGIDGLVHLSDLSWNEAGEQAVRNYKKGQEVDAIVLAVDVDRERISLGIKQLDADPFTTFVSVHDKGSVVTGKVKTVDPKGAEIDLGHEIMGYLRASEIGRDRVEDARNVLKEGDEVSAVVVNIDRKTRNIQLSVKAKDMADEQGAMASLSQQSSRENAGTTNLGALLKAKLDR from the coding sequence ATGTCCGAATCCTTTGCCGCCCTATTCGAGGAATCGCTCCAGCGCGCCGAAATGCGCCAGGGCGAGGTCATCACCGCCGAGGTCGTGCGCATCGAGCACAGCTTCGTCGTCGTCAACGCCGGGCTGAAGTCCGAGGCCTACGTCCCGCTCGACGAATTCAAGAATGACAAGGGCGAAGTCGAAGTCCAGGTCGGCGACTTCGTCTCGGTGGCCATCGACGCCATCGAGAACGGCTACGGCGACACCATCCTGTCGCGCGACAAGGCCAAGCGCCTGGCGTCCTGGATGGCGCTGGAAAAGGCCTTGGAGTCCGGCGACTTCGTCACCGGCACCACCAGCGGCAAGGTCAAGGGCGGCCTGACGGTGCTGGTCAACGGCATCCGTGCCTTCCTGCCCGGCTCGCTGATCGACACCCGTCCGATCAAGGACCTGGCCCCGTACGAGAACAAGACCCTCGAGTTCAAGGTCATCAAGCTCGACCGCAAGCGCAACAACGTGGTGCTGAGCCGCCGCGCGGTGGTCGAGGCCTCGATGGGCGAGGAGCGCGCCAAGCTGATGGAGACGCTCAAGGAAGGCGCCATCGTCCACGGCGTGGTCAAGAACATCACCGAGTACGGCGCCTTCGTCGACCTCGGCGGCATCGACGGCCTGCTGCACATCACCGACATGGCCTGGCGCCGCGTGCGCCACCCCAGCGAGGTGGTGCAGGCCGGCCAGGAGATCACGGCCAAGATCCTCAAGTTCGACACCGAGAAGAACCGCGTCTCGCTGGGCCTCAAGCAGATGGGCGACGACCCCTGGATGGGCGTGTCGCGCCGCTACCCGCAGGGCACCCGCATGTTCGGCAAGGTCACCAACATCGCCGACTACGGCGCCTTCGTCGAACTCGAGCCCGGCATCGAAGGCCTGGTGCACGTGTCCGAGATGGACTGGACCAACAAGAACGTCGCGCCCTCCAAGATCGTCTCGCTGGGCGACGAGGTCGAAGTCATGGTGCTGGAGATCGACGAGGACAAGCGCCGCATCTCCCTGGGCATGAAGCAGTGCAAGGCCAACCCCTGGCAGGAGTTCGCGCAGAACACCCGCCGCGGTGACCGCGTCAAGGGCCCGATCAAGTCGATCACCGACTTCGGCGTGTTCGTCGGCCTGGCGGCCGGCATCGATGGCCTGGTGCACCTGTCCGACCTGTCCTGGAACGAGGCGGGCGAGCAGGCCGTGCGCAACTACAAGAAGGGCCAGGAAGTCGACGCCATCGTGCTGGCCGTCGATGTGGACCGCGAGCGCATCAGCCTGGGCATCAAGCAGCTCGACGCCGACCCGTTCACCACCTTCGTGTCGGTGCATGACAAGGGCTCCGTCGTGACCGGCAAGGTCAAGACGGTCGACCCCAAGGGCGCCGAGATCGACCTGGGCCACGAGATCATGGGCTACCTGCGTGCCTCCGAGATCGGCCGCGACCGCGTGGAAGACGCGCGCAACGTGCTCAAGGAAGGCGACGAGGTCAGCGCCGTGGTGGTCAACATCGACCGCAAGACGCGCAACATCCAGCTGTCGGTCAAGGCCAAGGACATGGCCGACGAGCAGGGTGCCATGGCCAGCCTGAGCCAGCAGTCGTCGCGCGAGAACGCGGGAACGACCAACCTGGGCGCGCTGCTCAAGGCCAAGCTGGATCGGTAA
- a CDS encoding LapA family protein, translating into MKYLMWLLKAAIFFTLFAFALNNQHVATVHFFFGTSWSGPLVLVVLAAFAAGLVIGAAGMVPRWWRQRTAARRAPADANPTSTGDTHGI; encoded by the coding sequence ATGAAGTATCTGATGTGGCTGCTCAAGGCAGCCATTTTTTTCACCCTGTTCGCCTTCGCGCTGAACAACCAGCACGTGGCCACCGTGCACTTCTTCTTCGGGACCTCCTGGAGCGGGCCGCTGGTGCTGGTGGTGCTGGCCGCCTTTGCCGCCGGGCTGGTGATCGGCGCGGCGGGCATGGTGCCGCGCTGGTGGCGCCAGCGGACGGCCGCCCGGCGCGCACCGGCCGATGCAAACCCGACATCGACCGGTGACACCCATGGAATTTGA
- the lapB gene encoding lipopolysaccharide assembly protein LapB, translating to MEFDLAWLLWGLPIAFVLGWVASRLDLRQLRIENRQAPKAYFRGLNFLLNEQQDQAIDAFIEAVRNDPDTSELHFALGNLFRRRGEYERAVRVHEHLLSRGDLSRAERQRAQHALALDFLKAGLLDRAEEALRKLEGSAFEEQALLALLAIYERSRDWVQAAEVARRLEAAGQGNFDSRRAHYLCEQAALADAGPAEALLRQAHQAAPSAPRPAIELAALQRKAGDAAGAFETLSRLGQSSPASIPLLARPLAQYAAACGMEGKALSLLKHSYELSPSLDVLDAIASLEADGQARDWYVRHLEREPSLVAAAKWLADERLEHQNYHGRVQRALEHAAKPLTRYRCAACGFEAKQHFWQCPGCQAWDSYPPRRVEEL from the coding sequence ATGGAATTTGACCTGGCCTGGTTGCTGTGGGGACTGCCCATTGCCTTCGTGCTGGGCTGGGTGGCCTCGCGGTTGGACCTGCGCCAGCTGCGCATCGAGAACCGGCAAGCGCCCAAGGCCTACTTCCGCGGCCTCAACTTCCTGCTCAACGAGCAGCAGGACCAGGCCATCGACGCCTTCATCGAGGCGGTGCGCAACGACCCCGACACCTCCGAGTTGCACTTCGCGCTGGGCAACCTGTTCCGCCGCCGCGGCGAGTACGAGCGCGCCGTGCGGGTGCACGAGCACCTGCTCTCGCGCGGCGACCTGAGCCGGGCCGAGCGCCAGCGGGCCCAGCACGCCCTGGCGCTGGACTTCCTCAAGGCCGGCCTGCTCGACCGCGCCGAGGAGGCGCTGCGCAAGCTGGAGGGCTCGGCCTTCGAGGAGCAGGCCCTGCTGGCGCTGCTGGCGATCTACGAGCGCTCGCGCGACTGGGTCCAGGCGGCCGAGGTGGCGCGCCGGCTGGAGGCAGCCGGCCAGGGCAACTTCGACAGCCGGCGCGCGCACTATCTGTGCGAGCAGGCCGCACTGGCGGACGCCGGGCCCGCCGAGGCGCTGCTGCGGCAGGCGCACCAGGCAGCGCCCTCGGCGCCGCGCCCCGCCATCGAGCTGGCCGCGCTGCAGCGCAAGGCGGGCGATGCCGCGGGTGCGTTCGAAACACTCTCGCGGCTGGGCCAGTCGTCGCCCGCCAGCATCCCCCTGCTGGCACGGCCGCTGGCGCAGTACGCCGCGGCCTGCGGGATGGAGGGCAAGGCCCTGTCCCTGCTCAAGCACAGCTACGAGCTGTCACCTTCGCTGGACGTGCTGGACGCCATCGCCTCTCTGGAGGCCGACGGCCAGGCACGCGACTGGTACGTGCGCCACCTGGAGCGCGAGCCCTCGCTGGTGGCGGCGGCCAAGTGGCTGGCCGACGAAAGGCTGGAACACCAGAACTACCATGGACGGGTGCAGCGCGCGCTGGAACATGCGGCCAAGCCGCTCACCCGCTACCGCTGCGCCGCCTGCGGCTTCGAGGCCAAGCAGCACTTCTGGCAGTGCCCCGGCTGCCAGGCCTGGGACAGCTATCCGCCGCGCCGCGTAGAAGAACTCTGA
- the pheA gene encoding prephenate dehydratase → MPRDLAQLRTEIDAVDRDLLELLNRRAGLANEVGELKRSEGSTVFRPEREAQVIQGLQQRNPGPLKAQNVATIWREIMSACRALEAPQRIAYLGPAGTFSEQAAVQFFGSSIQHVPCVSFDEVFQAAAAGTADFGVVPVENSTEGVVTRSLDLLLTSPLHIVGEVSLLVRHHLLRKENSLAGIEAVLAHPQALAQCQGWLGKHLPEVERRAVASNAEGARLAAEHPNWAAIAGERAGSEFGLHIAAHAIQDEAFNRTRFAVVCLPQTLAAPQASGKDCISLVVSVPNRPGAVHDILVPLKQHGVSMTRFESRPARSGQWEYFFFIDVQGHPSQPHVAAALADLQRLCAFYKVLGTYPASD, encoded by the coding sequence ATGCCACGCGACCTGGCGCAGCTGCGCACGGAAATCGACGCGGTCGACCGCGACCTGCTGGAGCTGCTCAACCGGCGCGCCGGCCTCGCCAATGAGGTCGGCGAGCTCAAGCGCAGCGAAGGCTCGACGGTGTTCCGGCCCGAGCGCGAGGCCCAGGTCATCCAGGGCCTGCAGCAGCGCAATCCCGGGCCGCTGAAGGCGCAGAACGTCGCCACCATCTGGCGCGAGATCATGTCGGCCTGCCGCGCGCTGGAAGCGCCGCAGCGCATCGCCTACCTCGGCCCGGCCGGCACCTTCAGCGAGCAGGCCGCGGTCCAGTTCTTCGGCTCCAGCATCCAGCACGTGCCCTGCGTCAGCTTCGACGAGGTGTTCCAGGCCGCCGCCGCCGGCACCGCCGACTTCGGCGTGGTGCCGGTGGAGAACAGCACCGAAGGCGTGGTCACGCGTTCGCTCGACCTGCTGCTGACCTCGCCGCTGCACATCGTGGGCGAGGTCAGCCTGCTGGTGCGCCACCACCTGCTGCGCAAGGAGAATTCGCTGGCCGGCATCGAGGCCGTGCTGGCCCACCCGCAGGCGCTGGCCCAGTGCCAGGGCTGGCTGGGCAAGCACCTGCCCGAGGTGGAGCGGCGCGCCGTCGCCAGCAACGCCGAGGGCGCCCGGCTGGCCGCGGAACACCCGAACTGGGCGGCCATCGCCGGCGAGCGCGCCGGCAGCGAGTTCGGGCTGCACATCGCCGCCCATGCCATCCAGGACGAGGCCTTCAACCGCACCCGCTTCGCCGTGGTCTGCCTGCCGCAGACGCTGGCGGCGCCGCAGGCGTCGGGCAAGGACTGCATCAGCCTGGTGGTCTCCGTGCCCAACCGCCCCGGCGCGGTGCACGACATCCTGGTGCCGCTCAAGCAGCACGGCGTGTCGATGACACGCTTCGAGTCCCGCCCGGCCCGTTCCGGCCAATGGGAGTACTTCTTCTTCATCGACGTGCAAGGCCATCCCTCGCAGCCGCACGTCGCGGCCGCTCTGGCCGACCTGCAACGCCTGTGCGCCTTCTACAAGGTGCTGGGCACCTACCCGGCCTCCGACTGA
- a CDS encoding bifunctional 3-phosphoshikimate 1-carboxyvinyltransferase/cytidylate kinase — protein sequence MFATAFLDLPPLDEAAGTVALPGSKSISNRVLLLAALCQGTTVVHDLLDSDDTRVMLDALRALGCDVAEEGAAVRITGLGAQAPAPQARLFLGNAGTAMRPLTAALALLGGDYELSGVPRMHERPIGDLVDALRPLGCAIDYLGREGYPPLRIGRPALKLDAPIRVRGDVSSQFLTALLLALPLVAKQDIVIEVAGELISRPYVEITLALLARFGVAVRREGWQRFTVPAGSRYQSPGELHVEADASSASYFVAAGALASGAGLRILGVGRDSIQGDIRFLEAAQAMGARVSSGPNWIEVARGAWPLKAIDLDCNHIPDAAMTLAVMALYADGPSTLRNIASWRVKETDRLAAMAIELRKLGAQVEEGADFLRVTPPPAWQAARIATYDDHRMAMSFSLAAFNPAGAHVRIEDPKCVAKTFPDYFEALFSVARLPVPRIPVICIDGPTASGKGTLASETARRLGYHYLDSGALYRITALAAVRAGLPLDEAHEHRIAALAEQLPVKFDGARILLAGEDVTDAIRAEEVGMNASRVSALPAVRTGLVALQQGFRRLPGLVADGRDMGTVIFPDALLKVFLTASAARRAERRHKQLISKGFAPTIDTLRADLEARDERDSHRAVAPLKPAQDALLLDNSEQSVEDSVAQVLAWWEARQPFAAS from the coding sequence ATGTTCGCCACCGCCTTTCTCGACCTTCCGCCGCTGGACGAGGCGGCCGGCACGGTCGCCCTGCCCGGCTCCAAGAGCATCTCCAACCGCGTGCTGCTGCTGGCCGCCCTGTGCCAAGGCACGACGGTGGTGCACGACCTGCTCGACTCGGACGACACCCGCGTGATGCTCGACGCGCTGCGGGCGCTGGGCTGCGACGTGGCCGAGGAAGGTGCCGCCGTGCGGATCACGGGCCTCGGCGCGCAGGCACCGGCGCCGCAGGCCCGGCTGTTCCTGGGCAACGCCGGCACGGCCATGCGGCCGTTGACGGCCGCCCTGGCCCTGCTCGGCGGCGACTACGAGCTGAGCGGCGTGCCGCGCATGCACGAGCGCCCGATCGGCGACCTGGTGGATGCCCTGCGCCCGCTGGGCTGCGCCATCGACTACCTGGGCCGCGAGGGCTATCCGCCCCTGCGGATCGGCCGGCCCGCGCTGAAGCTCGACGCGCCGATCCGGGTGCGCGGCGACGTCTCGAGCCAGTTCCTCACCGCGCTGCTGCTGGCGCTGCCGCTGGTGGCCAAGCAGGACATCGTGATCGAGGTCGCGGGCGAGCTGATCTCCCGGCCCTACGTCGAGATCACGCTGGCGCTGCTGGCGCGCTTCGGGGTGGCGGTGCGGCGCGAAGGCTGGCAGCGCTTCACCGTTCCGGCGGGCAGCCGCTACCAGTCGCCCGGCGAGCTGCACGTGGAGGCCGATGCGTCGTCGGCCAGCTACTTCGTGGCGGCCGGTGCCCTGGCTTCCGGCGCCGGCCTGCGCATCCTGGGCGTGGGCCGCGACTCGATCCAGGGCGACATCCGCTTTCTCGAGGCGGCCCAGGCCATGGGAGCCCGGGTCTCCAGCGGGCCCAACTGGATCGAGGTGGCGCGCGGCGCCTGGCCGCTCAAGGCGATCGACCTCGACTGCAACCACATCCCCGATGCGGCCATGACCCTGGCCGTCATGGCCCTGTACGCCGACGGCCCCAGCACGCTGCGCAACATCGCCAGCTGGCGGGTCAAGGAAACCGACCGGCTGGCCGCCATGGCCATCGAGCTGCGCAAGCTCGGCGCCCAGGTCGAGGAAGGGGCGGACTTCCTGCGCGTCACGCCGCCCCCGGCGTGGCAGGCCGCCCGCATCGCCACCTACGACGACCACCGCATGGCGATGAGCTTCTCGCTGGCGGCGTTCAACCCGGCCGGCGCCCACGTGCGGATCGAAGACCCGAAGTGCGTCGCCAAGACCTTCCCCGACTACTTCGAGGCGCTGTTCTCGGTGGCCCGGCTGCCGGTGCCGCGCATCCCGGTGATCTGCATCGACGGCCCCACCGCATCGGGCAAGGGCACCCTGGCTTCGGAGACCGCCCGCCGGCTCGGCTACCACTACCTGGATTCGGGCGCGCTCTACCGCATCACCGCCCTGGCCGCCGTGCGGGCCGGCCTGCCGCTGGACGAGGCGCACGAGCACCGCATTGCCGCCCTGGCCGAGCAGTTGCCGGTGAAGTTCGACGGCGCCCGGATCCTGCTGGCCGGCGAGGACGTGACCGACGCGATCCGGGCCGAGGAAGTCGGCATGAACGCGTCGCGCGTCTCCGCCCTGCCGGCCGTGCGCACCGGGCTGGTGGCGCTGCAGCAGGGGTTCCGGCGACTGCCTGGGCTGGTGGCCGACGGGCGCGACATGGGCACGGTGATCTTTCCGGACGCCCTGCTCAAGGTGTTCCTCACCGCCAGCGCCGCCAGGCGGGCCGAGCGACGCCACAAGCAATTGATTTCAAAAGGTTTCGCTCCTACAATAGACACCCTTCGCGCCGACCTGGAAGCGCGCGACGAACGCGATTCGCACCGCGCCGTCGCCCCTCTCAAGCCGGCGCAGGACGCCCTCCTGCTGGACAACTCGGAGCAATCGGTCGAAGACTCGGTGGCCCAGGTGCTGGCCTGGTGGGAAGCCAGGCAGCCGTTCGCGGCGTCCTGA
- the rfaE1 gene encoding D-glycero-beta-D-manno-heptose-7-phosphate kinase — protein sequence MKLDKQRLAAARVLVVGDAMLDRYWHGAVDRISPEAPVPVVKVSREEERIGAAANVAYNVTTLGAQASFLGVVGDDEPGRRLQALLQSTGIETHLKRDPGLKTTVKLRVIGRQQQLLRMDFENEPDHEALALQNETFAQLAPAHQAILFSDYGKGGLAHIPRMIERARSLGKPVLVDPKGSDYARYAGATVITPNRAELQQVVGGWRDEAQLREKAQRLREELRLDTLMVTLGEDGMALFDAAGELHEPAQAREVFDVTGAGDTVIATLATLVAAGLPLRKAMPLANKAGGIVVGKFGTATVSYQELFGG from the coding sequence ATGAAACTGGACAAGCAACGACTCGCCGCCGCCCGCGTGCTGGTGGTGGGGGACGCCATGCTCGACCGCTACTGGCATGGCGCGGTGGACCGCATCTCGCCGGAGGCGCCGGTGCCGGTGGTGAAGGTCAGCCGCGAGGAAGAGCGCATCGGCGCCGCCGCCAACGTGGCCTACAACGTCACCACCCTGGGCGCGCAGGCCAGCTTCCTGGGCGTCGTCGGCGACGACGAGCCCGGCCGCCGGCTGCAGGCCCTGCTGCAATCCACCGGCATCGAGACCCACCTCAAGCGCGATCCCGGCCTGAAGACCACGGTGAAGCTGCGCGTCATCGGCCGCCAGCAGCAGCTGCTGCGCATGGATTTCGAGAACGAGCCCGACCACGAAGCCCTGGCGCTGCAGAACGAGACCTTTGCCCAGCTCGCGCCGGCGCACCAGGCGATCCTGTTCTCCGACTACGGCAAGGGCGGGCTGGCCCACATCCCGCGCATGATCGAGCGGGCCCGCAGCCTGGGCAAGCCGGTGCTGGTCGACCCCAAGGGCAGCGACTACGCGCGCTACGCCGGGGCGACGGTGATCACGCCCAACCGGGCCGAGCTGCAGCAGGTGGTGGGCGGCTGGCGCGACGAGGCCCAGTTGCGCGAAAAGGCCCAGCGCCTGCGCGAGGAGCTGCGGCTGGACACGCTGATGGTCACCCTCGGCGAGGACGGCATGGCCCTGTTCGACGCCGCCGGCGAGCTGCACGAGCCGGCCCAGGCGCGCGAGGTGTTCGACGTCACCGGCGCCGGCGACACCGTGATCGCCACACTGGCCACGCTGGTAGCGGCCGGCCTGCCGCTGCGCAAGGCCATGCCGCTGGCCAACAAGGCCGGCGGCATCGTGGTCGGCAAGTTCGGCACCGCGACGGTGTCGTACCAAGAACTATTCGGCGGATGA
- the rfaD gene encoding ADP-glyceromanno-heptose 6-epimerase: protein MRVVVTGAAGFIGSNIVKGLNARGIDNVIAVDDLTQGDKFRNLADLQIEDYLDVDEFYEAFADGAFGKVEAVFHEGACSDTMEQDGKYMMDNNYGLSCSLFDSCRQRGTRLLYASSAAVYGGSDTFRETPEFERPLNVYGYSKLLFDQRMRRECGADFRRSKRQVAGFRYFNVYGPREQHKGRMASVAFHQFNQFREQGKVRLFGEYGGYAAGEQRRDFVFIDDVVAVKLWFFDHPEKSGIFNLGTGRAQPFNDVAAAVVSSLSGSAHTAASAAQQALLEYIPFPDALRGKYQSYTQADLTALREAGCEHAFADVQSGVAQYMAALAQPAA from the coding sequence ATGAGAGTCGTGGTCACCGGCGCCGCCGGGTTCATCGGCAGCAACATCGTCAAGGGCCTGAACGCCCGCGGCATCGACAACGTCATCGCGGTCGACGACCTGACCCAGGGCGACAAGTTCCGCAACCTGGCCGACCTGCAGATCGAGGACTACCTCGATGTCGACGAGTTCTACGAGGCCTTCGCCGACGGCGCGTTCGGCAAGGTCGAGGCCGTGTTCCACGAGGGCGCCTGCAGCGACACCATGGAGCAGGACGGCAAGTACATGATGGACAACAACTACGGCCTGTCCTGCTCGCTGTTCGATTCCTGCCGCCAGCGCGGCACCCGGCTGCTGTATGCGTCGTCGGCCGCGGTCTATGGCGGCTCCGACACCTTCCGCGAAACGCCCGAGTTCGAGCGGCCGCTGAACGTGTACGGCTACTCCAAGCTGCTGTTCGACCAGCGCATGCGGCGCGAATGCGGTGCCGACTTCCGCCGCAGCAAGCGCCAGGTGGCGGGCTTCCGCTACTTCAACGTCTACGGCCCGCGCGAGCAGCACAAGGGCCGCATGGCCAGCGTCGCCTTCCACCAGTTCAACCAGTTCCGCGAACAGGGCAAGGTGCGCCTGTTCGGCGAGTACGGGGGCTATGCGGCCGGCGAGCAGCGGCGCGACTTCGTCTTCATCGACGACGTGGTGGCCGTCAAGCTGTGGTTCTTCGACCACCCGGAGAAATCCGGCATCTTCAACCTGGGCACCGGCCGGGCCCAGCCGTTCAACGACGTGGCCGCTGCCGTCGTTTCTTCACTCTCGGGCTCCGCCCATACCGCGGCTTCGGCCGCGCAGCAGGCCCTGCTGGAGTACATCCCCTTTCCCGATGCGCTGCGCGGCAAGTACCAGAGCTACACGCAGGCTGACCTGACGGCCCTGCGCGAGGCCGGCTGCGAACATGCCTTCGCCGATGTGCAGTCGGGCGTGGCGCAGTACATGGCGGCGCTGGCCCAGCCGGCGGCCTGA
- a CDS encoding integration host factor subunit beta produces MTRSDLVEELAARFGQLTHRDAEYAVKAILDAMGEALVRGHRIEIRGFGSFSINRRPPRLGRNPRSGESVQIPEKRVPHFKPGKALREAVDERTREMQGQ; encoded by the coding sequence ATGACCCGATCCGACCTTGTCGAGGAATTGGCCGCCCGCTTCGGCCAGCTCACCCATCGCGACGCCGAGTACGCCGTCAAGGCCATCCTCGACGCCATGGGCGAGGCACTGGTGCGTGGCCACCGCATCGAGATCCGCGGCTTCGGCAGCTTCTCGATCAACCGCAGGCCGCCGCGCCTGGGCCGCAACCCGCGCTCGGGCGAGAGCGTGCAGATCCCCGAAAAGCGCGTGCCGCACTTCAAGCCGGGCAAGGCCCTGCGCGAGGCAGTGGACGAGCGAACGCGCGAGATGCAGGGCCAGTAA